From Lysobacter auxotrophicus, the proteins below share one genomic window:
- a CDS encoding hydrolase or metal-binding protein produces MLKGLSITPPVVGRISIGRVVERNGKRLPEKDDQFTLTSQMQNRDGWVLHPLDELLRRDGAGKLRSIPVRLLFNDPSLNLRADYSLFDRSTGRPMCVGNGESCRRRGGEEGIETLPCLGPDLCRFAGGECKAYARFNTVVGDGEEDALGSFVLRTTSFNTIRTLAARLQYFSAVSGGRLACMPLELKLRGKSTAMSHRAAIYYVDLVVRTGMTLEQAIAEAHAKDAQRKGSGFDQEALDEAARRGFANGAFEELDEDVRR; encoded by the coding sequence ATGCTGAAAGGTCTTTCGATTACGCCGCCGGTGGTCGGGCGGATTTCCATTGGGCGCGTGGTGGAGCGCAACGGCAAGCGGCTGCCGGAGAAGGACGACCAGTTCACCCTGACCAGCCAGATGCAGAACCGGGATGGCTGGGTGCTGCACCCGCTGGACGAGCTCCTGCGCCGGGATGGCGCCGGAAAGCTCCGGTCCATCCCCGTCCGCCTACTGTTCAACGATCCATCGCTGAATCTGCGGGCCGACTACTCCCTCTTCGACCGCAGCACCGGCCGGCCGATGTGCGTAGGCAACGGCGAAAGCTGCCGGCGACGCGGTGGAGAGGAGGGCATCGAAACCCTGCCATGCCTCGGGCCGGACCTGTGCCGATTCGCTGGCGGCGAGTGCAAGGCCTACGCCCGGTTCAACACGGTGGTCGGCGACGGCGAGGAGGATGCCTTGGGCAGTTTCGTGTTGCGGACCACGTCGTTCAACACGATCCGGACCCTCGCTGCCAGGTTGCAGTACTTCAGCGCGGTCTCCGGAGGGCGGCTGGCGTGCATGCCACTGGAGCTCAAGCTCCGGGGGAAAAGCACGGCAATGAGCCATCGCGCGGCGATCTACTACGTCGATCTGGTGGTGCGAACCGGCATGACGTTGGAGCAGGCGATTGCCGAGGCCCACGCAAAGGACGCGCAGCGCAAGGGCAGCGGGTTTGACCAGGAGGCACTGGATGAAGCGGCCAGGCGCGGTTTCGCCAATGGCGCATTCGAGGAGCTGGATGAGGATGTGCGGCGGTGA
- a CDS encoding YqaJ viral recombinase family protein codes for MKTQSALRLADTRALDREQWLEVRKGGIGSSDAAAAIGLNPYKSQLELWLEKTGREVSSGEHQGMDDPRFWGTLLEPYVAVAYQQKTNRKVRKLNAVLQHPTLPFMLANIDREVVGSPDVQILECKTAGEFGSRLWKDGVPEYIQLQVHHQLAVTGKAAADVAVLLCGQKLEVHRIERDDEIIARLMVLESHFWSYVESDTPPPADGSESAARALRHLYRGNDTTVDFTADVELGKAFDALAELEGDLAAKEREAERLKQLIQQAMGDASKAAFANGLVTFKRAKDGSRLDTKKLAENHPDIAARYTVPTTGSRRFLLSRQVESTERSATC; via the coding sequence ATGAAGACCCAAAGTGCATTACGCCTGGCTGACACCCGGGCGCTTGATCGTGAGCAGTGGCTGGAAGTCCGCAAGGGCGGAATCGGCAGTTCCGACGCCGCCGCGGCCATCGGCTTGAACCCGTACAAGAGCCAACTGGAACTGTGGCTGGAAAAGACCGGCCGGGAGGTGTCATCGGGCGAACATCAGGGCATGGACGACCCCCGGTTCTGGGGCACCTTGCTGGAGCCGTATGTGGCGGTGGCCTACCAGCAGAAGACCAACCGGAAGGTCAGGAAGCTCAACGCCGTGCTCCAGCATCCGACGCTGCCCTTCATGTTGGCCAACATCGACCGGGAAGTAGTCGGAAGCCCCGATGTGCAGATCCTGGAGTGCAAGACGGCCGGAGAGTTCGGCTCGAGGCTCTGGAAAGACGGGGTGCCGGAGTACATCCAGCTCCAGGTGCACCACCAGCTTGCGGTGACCGGTAAGGCGGCGGCGGACGTCGCTGTCCTGCTCTGTGGTCAGAAGTTGGAGGTCCACCGTATCGAGCGGGACGACGAAATCATCGCCCGCTTGATGGTGTTGGAGAGTCATTTCTGGAGCTACGTCGAGTCTGACACGCCGCCGCCTGCGGACGGCAGTGAGTCCGCCGCCCGTGCTCTACGCCACCTGTACCGAGGCAACGACACTACCGTGGACTTCACCGCGGATGTGGAGCTCGGCAAAGCGTTCGATGCATTGGCGGAATTGGAGGGGGATCTCGCCGCCAAGGAGCGAGAAGCCGAGCGCCTGAAGCAGCTCATCCAGCAGGCCATGGGGGACGCCTCCAAGGCGGCGTTCGCTAACGGCCTGGTGACGTTCAAGCGGGCCAAGGACGGATCGCGTCTCGATACGAAAAAGCTGGCCGAAAACCACCCCGACATTGCGGCCCGATACACCGTGCCCACTACCGGCTCGCGCCGGTTCCTGCTGTCTCGCCAGGTCGAATCAACGGAAAGGAGTGCGACATGCTGA
- a CDS encoding DUF932 domain-containing protein translates to MHLVQTMAYAGEKPWHGLGNKLAAQQPVEVWKEQAGMDWAIEEAEVRYISGSNNVGVINAFPEQKVLYRSDTKAPLAVVSKRFKVVQPGEVLEFYRDLTAHSGFELETAGVLREGRKFWALARTGQSIVLKGRDRVDGYLLLATACDGSLATTAQFTSVRVVCNNTLRVALTGASGAIKVPHRSRFDADTVKRQLGITVSSWDGFVARMKALAECPVDPDTVEGLLRRVLTYQVQEGKAGVVNEQALANVRALYDGGGRGAMLASSRGTAWGLLNSVTEFVDHHRRARSDDHRRDAAWFGQGAQIKQRAWEEALELVS, encoded by the coding sequence ATGCACTTGGTTCAAACGATGGCCTATGCCGGTGAGAAACCGTGGCACGGCCTTGGCAACAAACTGGCTGCGCAGCAACCGGTCGAGGTGTGGAAGGAACAGGCCGGCATGGACTGGGCGATCGAAGAAGCAGAGGTCCGCTACATCTCGGGCAGCAACAATGTCGGGGTCATCAATGCTTTTCCAGAGCAGAAGGTGTTGTATCGGTCGGACACAAAGGCTCCCTTGGCCGTCGTCAGTAAGCGCTTCAAGGTTGTCCAGCCCGGAGAGGTGCTCGAGTTTTACCGCGACCTGACCGCCCACAGTGGATTCGAGCTGGAGACCGCCGGCGTCCTGCGCGAGGGGCGCAAGTTCTGGGCACTGGCTCGGACGGGGCAGAGCATCGTGCTCAAGGGTCGAGACCGGGTGGATGGGTATCTGCTTCTCGCCACCGCCTGCGATGGGTCGTTGGCCACCACGGCCCAGTTCACGTCCGTTCGCGTGGTCTGCAACAACACGTTGCGTGTTGCTCTGACTGGTGCGAGCGGTGCGATCAAGGTGCCGCACCGTAGCCGCTTCGATGCCGACACGGTCAAACGCCAGCTCGGGATCACGGTTTCGTCGTGGGATGGCTTCGTAGCACGGATGAAGGCGCTGGCGGAGTGCCCGGTCGACCCCGACACTGTCGAAGGTCTGTTGCGACGTGTCCTGACCTACCAGGTCCAGGAGGGGAAGGCGGGCGTGGTCAACGAACAGGCGCTGGCGAATGTCCGTGCGCTGTACGACGGCGGTGGTCGTGGCGCGATGTTGGCTTCCAGCCGCGGAACAGCGTGGGGTTTGCTCAACAGCGTCACCGAGTTCGTGGATCACCACCGCAGGGCCCGCAGCGACGACCACCGTCGGGACGCGGCGTGGTTTGGGCAAGGGGCGCAGATCAAGCAGAGGGCTTGGGAAGAGGCTCTCGAGCTGGTGTCCTGA
- a CDS encoding S8 family peptidase, which produces MSIVLEISPKGFLDYKKLEWRREGIEVLNVAEGNTSDLVVVFVPDGHLTAFVSRITEYLEQDTRFNRPKNAALVNVIENVRKAAFDELWTDVSEAPPAGEVRWFQLWLRELREGPLVTRDRFAGLAQQLGIEVEPGFVPFPGRVVIAARAVREMLEQAIELLDAVAEIRSVAPTAEFFLSQLNPAEQAEWVNDLAARTTHGESEGAPYVALLDTGVNNGHPLLRHGLADDDLHALQPAWRRTDHHGHGTQMAGLVLHGNLVDPLASTQAYQIAHRLESVKILPPDGENPPHLYGWITEQATRAVEDPYPNRRRTFAMMTTSIGKTTGSPSEWSATIDRLAFGAPEVVDDESEEAQSKPRLFVLSSGNVGWPDWNNYPAINDLSPVENPGQSWNAITVGACTYLTDFDQDEYPSFQAIATGGGLSPSSSTSLMWPRTNWPYKPDVVAEGGNGCLDAGIHVIVGPENLRLLSTSHEMATALLTETGDTSAATAEVARLCARLSDRYPDYWPETLRALVIHGARYTPAMLAQLPLVRLMRHKLNLLKRYGFGAISPDNSLESTATRPTLVLQETIKPYRVDGSNIRLNTINLHELPWPAAALQALGEATVALRITLSHFVDPNPSQRGWQSKFRYQSHGLRFAVKGATELAEEFNQRINLLEREAAAENGEDEHGAFRDPDSAGWFLGTKLQSRGSIHSDVWMGTAAELAEKSHIAVFPVGGWWKDWKGAGQPNKTVRYALVVTLEVAENMEVDLYTPILAQIPVPAVGVPVDIG; this is translated from the coding sequence ATGTCCATCGTGCTCGAAATCTCTCCCAAGGGATTCCTCGACTACAAGAAGCTGGAGTGGCGTCGGGAAGGGATCGAAGTTCTCAATGTTGCGGAAGGGAATACCTCCGACCTTGTGGTGGTGTTTGTTCCTGACGGGCACCTGACAGCATTCGTCAGTCGGATAACCGAGTACTTGGAGCAAGACACACGATTCAACAGGCCGAAAAATGCGGCGCTGGTTAATGTCATCGAGAACGTTCGGAAGGCTGCCTTCGACGAGCTCTGGACAGATGTCTCTGAGGCTCCGCCTGCCGGCGAGGTCAGGTGGTTTCAGTTGTGGCTCAGAGAGTTGCGTGAGGGACCGTTGGTTACTCGCGATCGTTTCGCTGGCCTCGCACAACAGCTCGGTATCGAGGTAGAGCCGGGCTTCGTGCCTTTTCCGGGTCGCGTAGTCATTGCAGCACGCGCGGTGCGAGAAATGCTCGAACAGGCTATCGAGCTGTTGGACGCCGTGGCCGAGATCCGCAGCGTCGCACCCACGGCCGAGTTCTTCTTGTCACAGCTGAATCCTGCTGAGCAAGCCGAGTGGGTGAATGATCTCGCCGCGCGCACGACGCACGGCGAGAGCGAGGGGGCCCCGTACGTTGCGTTGCTCGATACGGGCGTCAATAACGGACATCCTCTTCTCAGGCATGGGCTGGCGGACGACGACCTGCATGCGCTGCAGCCTGCATGGCGTCGCACAGATCATCATGGCCACGGAACGCAGATGGCCGGACTTGTGCTGCACGGCAATCTGGTGGACCCGTTGGCATCGACTCAGGCCTATCAGATCGCGCATCGCTTGGAATCCGTCAAGATTCTGCCGCCAGATGGGGAGAATCCCCCGCACCTGTATGGATGGATTACAGAACAGGCGACAAGGGCCGTAGAGGATCCGTATCCCAATCGTCGCCGCACATTCGCGATGATGACGACGTCCATTGGGAAGACTACGGGCTCTCCGTCAGAATGGTCTGCGACCATTGACCGATTGGCGTTCGGTGCGCCCGAGGTGGTTGATGATGAGAGCGAGGAAGCACAGAGCAAACCCCGCTTATTCGTCCTGTCTTCTGGAAACGTTGGATGGCCAGACTGGAACAACTATCCGGCAATCAATGATCTGTCGCCGGTAGAAAATCCAGGTCAGTCCTGGAACGCGATTACGGTTGGTGCCTGCACCTATCTAACCGACTTCGATCAAGACGAATATCCGTCCTTCCAGGCGATCGCCACCGGCGGAGGCTTGTCGCCTTCATCATCGACATCGTTGATGTGGCCAAGGACCAACTGGCCGTACAAACCCGACGTGGTCGCCGAGGGCGGAAACGGCTGTTTAGACGCCGGGATCCACGTAATCGTCGGACCAGAAAACCTTCGCTTGCTGTCGACCTCACACGAAATGGCGACGGCGTTGCTAACGGAAACAGGGGATACAAGCGCCGCGACCGCCGAAGTGGCCAGGCTTTGTGCCAGGTTATCGGACCGGTACCCAGACTATTGGCCCGAAACGCTACGAGCGTTGGTCATCCACGGCGCCCGGTACACGCCCGCGATGTTGGCGCAGCTGCCGCTCGTTCGACTCATGCGGCACAAGTTGAACCTGCTGAAGCGCTACGGTTTTGGCGCCATTAGCCCGGACAACTCCCTTGAGTCGACAGCCACCAGGCCTACGTTGGTTCTCCAGGAGACCATTAAGCCGTACCGTGTCGATGGATCCAACATCAGACTCAACACGATCAATCTGCACGAGCTTCCTTGGCCGGCCGCCGCGCTGCAAGCCTTGGGCGAGGCAACCGTCGCACTGCGCATAACGCTCTCGCACTTCGTGGACCCAAATCCTAGTCAACGGGGTTGGCAGAGCAAGTTCCGCTACCAGTCACATGGGCTTCGATTCGCGGTAAAGGGAGCCACGGAGTTGGCCGAGGAGTTCAATCAGCGCATCAACCTCCTTGAGCGGGAGGCGGCCGCCGAGAATGGAGAGGATGAGCACGGGGCCTTTAGGGATCCCGATTCGGCCGGCTGGTTCCTTGGAACGAAGCTCCAATCCCGAGGCTCTATCCATTCGGACGTGTGGATGGGGACAGCGGCGGAGCTCGCGGAGAAATCCCATATCGCCGTATTCCCAGTCGGAGGGTGGTGGAAAGACTGGAAAGGCGCAGGTCAGCCGAATAAGACCGTCCGATACGCCTTGGTGGTCACTCTAGAGGTGGCAGAGAACATGGAGGTCGACTTGTACACGCCCATCCTTGCCCAGATTCCGGTTCCGGCTGTTGGCGTTCCTGTGGATATTGGCTGA
- a CDS encoding AAA family ATPase, with protein MARADQLKALLRAYAGEEDAQFFSVALQMAADEAQRGHTRLAAELRALIDAAKAKQFAKPSSRPVPLAQPKGDLAELLTVQYPSHHLSEMVVSPEVRAKLERVLNEQRQHERLTGHGLSPRRKLLLMGPPGTGKTLTASVLATELRLPLFIARFDSLITKFMGESASKLRLVFESLKTTRGVYLFDEFDSLGLQRGTQHDVAEMRRTLNMFLQLIEQDSSESLIVAATNHGDSLDSALFRRFDDVIRYRAPDDDEIAHLLKNSLALLTPPVLDPRRMVSAARGLSHSDIVRACQDAMKDAVLEHRDYATEESVLQHLAERSASLGPVKLS; from the coding sequence ATGGCGCGTGCAGACCAACTCAAAGCGCTTCTGCGCGCCTACGCAGGCGAAGAAGACGCGCAATTCTTCTCGGTCGCACTCCAGATGGCGGCCGATGAGGCGCAGCGCGGACATACGCGGCTTGCCGCGGAATTGCGCGCGCTCATTGACGCCGCCAAGGCGAAACAATTCGCGAAGCCAAGCTCCCGCCCCGTTCCGCTGGCCCAACCAAAGGGCGATCTGGCGGAACTACTTACCGTGCAGTACCCCAGCCATCATTTGTCTGAGATGGTCGTGTCGCCCGAGGTTCGAGCAAAGCTCGAGCGCGTTCTAAATGAGCAGCGTCAGCACGAACGACTTACCGGCCACGGCTTGTCGCCACGCCGGAAATTGCTGCTGATGGGGCCTCCGGGTACGGGGAAGACGCTTACCGCCAGCGTCTTGGCAACGGAGCTGAGATTACCTCTCTTCATTGCGCGCTTTGACAGCCTGATTACCAAATTCATGGGCGAAAGCGCCTCCAAGCTTCGTCTGGTCTTCGAGTCCTTGAAGACCACGCGAGGCGTATATCTATTCGATGAATTCGATTCGCTCGGATTGCAGCGTGGAACCCAGCACGACGTCGCAGAGATGCGTCGTACGCTCAACATGTTTCTGCAGCTCATTGAGCAGGATTCGTCAGAAAGTTTGATAGTGGCAGCGACGAACCACGGCGACTCCCTGGATAGCGCGTTGTTTCGTCGATTTGACGACGTCATTCGCTACCGCGCGCCCGATGATGATGAGATCGCTCACCTGCTCAAGAACAGCCTGGCGCTGCTGACGCCCCCGGTCCTGGATCCCCGGCGTATGGTGTCCGCCGCTCGAGGCTTGTCTCACTCCGACATCGTGCGCGCATGCCAGGACGCCATGAAGGATGCGGTCTTGGAGCATCGGGATTACGCGACGGAGGAAAGCGTGCTTCAGCACTTGGCAGAACGTTCTGCTAGCCTTGGCCCGGTGAAACTCAGCTAA